The Saccharolobus shibatae B12 genomic interval AGGCTATGGTTAAGGAGGTTGAGGACATGATAGTTTCTAAGATTCCTCAGCCTGTGGTCGAGTTGAGCCCGGGAGTTGGTTTGATTAGTGTAACGATTTACGCTGAGTTCGGTGATGTTTCTCGTTTTCTCAACTCCAAGGCTGCTAGGGCTTATGCGGGTTTTGCTCCTAGGACTAAGCAGAGTGGTGAGAGCGAGTCTCACTCGGGTATGATTAGGGGTAATAAGTATTTGCGTAGGGCTTTTTTCCTGGTTGCTAGGGTAGGAAGTCTGAGCGTTTCAAGGAGTTTTACGATAGGCTTGTCTCTAAGTGGAAGAGTGCTACTAAACTTGTGCTCTTGGTGGGAAGCTTGCTTGTATTTGTTATCACGTTATAAAGGATGGTGTTTACAAGGGCGATGTTAAGAAGAGTTTTAGGGCCCCTAGGGGGAAGGACGTTAACGTTCAAGATGTTGATGTGGGTGATGCGCTGGACTCGTTGTCCCAGTAGGTTTGTTAGAGGCGTAGCATGTAGTGCCTATATAGGTTAAGGGTGTTGGTAGTGCTAGACTTCCGGTTGAGGGTAGGCACTACATGCTTCGCCTCTAACAAAGGTGGGGAATCGAGAATTTGCAGGCTTTAACCCTGTGTTCCTATATATTCTTTATCATAATACCTTGTTTTTCTTGTATAATATTAACTACCTTCAGCCCCTAGAATAACTTGGTTACAACCTCCTACACGGGGTCTGATCCCCTATATAGCATTCTTGAATCATCCTAAAAATAACAAGAAATGCTTATATCCACTTTTACATTCATCTAATTAATGAAATTTCTTATAACGGGAGGAGCAGGATTCCTCGGCTCTCATCTAATTGAACATTTAGATGGAGAAATTACGCTAGTTGATGATTTATCTACAGCAAAATACGAATTGCCGAAGAAAGTCAAATTCATCAGACAGAAAATAGAAAATTTTCATACTGACGAGAAGTTCGACTATGTAATTCATTTAGCTGCAAGACCCTCACCGGAAGATTACACTCAACATCCCGTTGAAACCATATTATCGAATTCACTCGGAACATATAATGCCTTAGAAATAGCTAGGAAAAGCGATGCCGTATTTTTATACACATCCTCTTCAGAAATTTACGGTAATGCAGAAATCATTCCAACACCAGAGGATTATTGGGGAAAAGTAAACCCCATAGGAGTTAGAAGCTGTTACGACGAGAGTAAAAGATTCTCCGAAGCACTAATCATGGCATACTACAGAGAATACGGTTTAGATACAAGAATACAGAGACCCTTTAACGTATATGGGCCAAGACTAAGAGAAGACGGAAGTTATGGTAGAGTAATTTCACGCTTTATTTACCAAGCATTAAAGGGAGAAGATTTGACAATTTTCGGAGACGGGAATCAGACTAGAGCATTCCTTTACGTGGATGATTGGATTGAAGCAACTCTAAAAATCCTATTCATGAATGGATTAAAAGGCGAGGTAATCAATATAGGTTCCGATAAAGAAACTAGAATAATAGACCTCGCAAACCTCATCATACAACTTACAAATAGTAAATCCAAAATCAAACTCTTACCACCCAGACAAGACGACCCACCAAGAAGAGCAGCAGATATAAGCAAGGCAAAGAAATTGTTAAACTGGGAACCCAAAACATCACTGGAAGAAGGCTTAAAGAAGACCATCGACTGGTTCAAGAGCGTGATGAAATGAAAATCGGCATAGTAGGTCTGGGTTACGTTGGATTAGTAACAGCAGCAGTTCTTGCGGATCAAGGACATTACGTGGCAGGGGTAGACATAGATGAGAATAAGGTAAAGGGGTTGAACTGCAACAGACTTCCCATATACGAGCCTGGACTCGATGAGTTAATAGCTAAAAATAGAGATCGCCTACACTTCACTAACAGATACGATGAAGTATCTGAGGTTGAGCTCGCTTTCATAACAGTCTCCACTCCCACCATAAACGGGAGAATTAACCTGGACTACGTATTTTTAGCAGCTAAATCTCTTCGTATCATACCTAAGGATTCCGTAATAGTCGTTAAGAGCACTGTAGTTCCCGGTACTTCAAGGAAAGTTAGGGAGATATCCGAGAGGGAAGTTGTTTCGAACCCCGAGTTCTTGAAGGAAGGATCTGCAATCCAAGATAC includes:
- a CDS encoding NAD-dependent epimerase/dehydratase family protein — its product is MKFLITGGAGFLGSHLIEHLDGEITLVDDLSTAKYELPKKVKFIRQKIENFHTDEKFDYVIHLAARPSPEDYTQHPVETILSNSLGTYNALEIARKSDAVFLYTSSSEIYGNAEIIPTPEDYWGKVNPIGVRSCYDESKRFSEALIMAYYREYGLDTRIQRPFNVYGPRLREDGSYGRVISRFIYQALKGEDLTIFGDGNQTRAFLYVDDWIEATLKILFMNGLKGEVINIGSDKETRIIDLANLIIQLTNSKSKIKLLPPRQDDPPRRAADISKAKKLLNWEPKTSLEEGLKKTIDWFKSVMK